A window from Candidatus Nitrospira neomarina encodes these proteins:
- a CDS encoding TIGR04086 family membrane protein codes for MAIVTTQEPRDYLGAAVKRISWAAIFAGIITVLVVQLSLSLFGIGIGASTIDPLSGETPAAGSFSIGAAIWWVVVSIIALFAGGWVAGRLAGMPNQTDGLLHGFITWGAATLVAVYFLISTAGSILGGTFGVLGDALSATGQGMAALAPNVSDFATKQLSGTDMTWDDIKQEAQLLLQQTGKEELQPGTLKTKAMNTSETMEESVQQSATKPQQTDEELMTILDRIIGKGQDVVSEVDKKALTNVLVARTDMSRQEAEQTVQRWMDTYQTATTKLTELQGQARQQALEAADATAEAVSQASIWTFISLVFGASAAAIGGVVGAPRDIVTRV; via the coding sequence ATGGCTATCGTTACCACTCAAGAACCGAGGGATTATTTAGGGGCTGCGGTAAAACGAATTTCATGGGCTGCAATTTTTGCTGGGATTATTACTGTCCTTGTGGTCCAACTCTCCCTTAGTTTGTTTGGTATCGGGATTGGCGCGAGTACCATAGACCCGTTGAGCGGGGAGACACCTGCGGCAGGCAGTTTTAGCATAGGTGCGGCCATCTGGTGGGTCGTCGTGAGCATCATCGCTCTCTTTGCCGGCGGCTGGGTGGCAGGCAGACTTGCAGGCATGCCCAATCAAACCGATGGATTGCTCCATGGGTTTATTACGTGGGGGGCCGCAACCCTCGTGGCCGTATACTTCCTGATCAGTACGGCAGGCAGTATTCTCGGCGGTACCTTTGGAGTATTAGGCGATGCTCTTAGCGCCACCGGGCAGGGAATGGCTGCTCTAGCTCCCAATGTCTCGGATTTCGCAACTAAGCAGCTTTCCGGCACCGATATGACGTGGGATGATATCAAACAGGAAGCTCAACTTCTTCTTCAGCAAACCGGGAAAGAGGAGTTACAACCCGGGACCCTCAAGACGAAGGCCATGAATACTTCAGAAACGATGGAGGAATCCGTCCAACAATCTGCGACCAAACCACAACAAACCGACGAAGAGTTGATGACCATCCTGGACCGAATCATCGGGAAAGGTCAAGACGTGGTGTCGGAAGTTGACAAGAAAGCCCTGACAAACGTTCTGGTTGCCCGGACGGATATGAGTCGCCAGGAAGCGGAACAGACGGTGCAACGATGGATGGATACATACCAGACAGCCACGACAAAGCTTACCGAGCTTCAAGGCCAGGCACGGCAACAGGCTCTCGAAGCCGCAGACGCCACGGCTGAAGCAGTTTCTCAAGCTTCCATCTGGACATTCATCTCATTGGTATTTGGGGCGTCTGCCGCAGCGATTGGTGGAGTCGTTGGTGCCCCACGGGACATTGTGACCCGTGTGTGA
- a CDS encoding AI-2E family transporter — MPQQVLTVAFLIFCSLLLYLLGVMFAPFFTSIMWALILVKLFYPMYQRMTGALHGRSTLSAAFSTISVTLLAVLPFAYLLFLVISETIHAYQAAVAWVQADGLNRLPEYIGRLPIIGHLSQPLLGRFIIAYGDVQASIIEGSKAVSGVLFTSVSGLARNTISLITNFFIIIFTLFFLFRDGHRLYRAFYDAIPIEESYKAVIFERLDHVVVAVVRGTLLTALAQGFTAGLAYAALGVPFPVFLGALSALFSLLPVGGTALVWGPVAVYLFFTAPVWKGLVMIGVGVGLVGLMDNFLQPLLVGSSADLPVLFLFFATLGGLAYFGFLGLFLGPILLGIFVAVFQIYRENYQSSCLLVKPESVRTLETTLKL; from the coding sequence ATGCCTCAACAGGTCCTCACAGTCGCTTTTCTGATTTTCTGTTCCCTTTTGCTTTATCTGTTGGGTGTGATGTTTGCTCCGTTCTTTACCTCCATCATGTGGGCGCTCATATTGGTGAAGCTTTTTTATCCGATGTATCAGCGCATGACCGGAGCCCTCCACGGCCGGTCCACATTATCCGCTGCTTTCAGCACAATCAGCGTCACCCTACTGGCCGTCCTCCCCTTCGCATATCTTTTATTTCTGGTCATTAGTGAAACCATTCATGCGTATCAAGCTGCCGTCGCGTGGGTGCAGGCTGACGGCCTGAACCGGCTGCCGGAATATATTGGCCGATTGCCGATCATCGGCCATCTTTCCCAACCGCTGCTGGGCCGGTTTATCATCGCCTATGGAGATGTTCAAGCCTCCATTATTGAAGGAAGCAAGGCCGTCAGCGGGGTCCTCTTCACGAGTGTGAGCGGCCTGGCCAGAAATACCATTTCACTCATCACCAATTTCTTTATCATTATTTTTACGTTGTTTTTCCTCTTCCGCGACGGCCATCGGCTGTATCGTGCGTTTTATGATGCTATACCCATCGAAGAGAGCTATAAGGCGGTAATCTTTGAACGCCTTGACCACGTGGTTGTTGCCGTCGTTCGAGGTACCCTGTTGACTGCCTTAGCCCAAGGTTTCACGGCAGGACTGGCTTACGCAGCTCTCGGCGTACCTTTTCCCGTGTTTCTGGGTGCGTTGAGCGCCCTTTTTTCTCTCTTGCCTGTCGGCGGCACGGCCCTCGTGTGGGGACCGGTGGCCGTCTACCTTTTTTTCACGGCTCCGGTTTGGAAAGGGCTGGTGATGATCGGTGTGGGAGTCGGATTGGTGGGGCTCATGGATAATTTTCTGCAACCCCTTCTGGTGGGATCGAGCGCAGATTTACCGGTCCTGTTTCTGTTTTTTGCCACACTCGGCGGTCTAGCCTACTTTGGCTTCCTCGGGTTGTTTCTCGGACCGATCCTCCTTGGAATTTTTGTGGCGGTTTTTCAAATCTACCGGGAAAATTATCAATCATCCTGCCTTTTGGTGAAACCTGAATCGGTGCGCACCTTGGAAACTACGCTAAAATTATAG
- a CDS encoding GlsB/YeaQ/YmgE family stress response membrane protein has protein sequence MSILGWIVFGLIVGIVGKLLMPGKDPGGFFATVAIGIIGALFGGFIGRLMGLYGQDDPVGFVMAVIGAILFLWLYRMITSR, from the coding sequence ATGAGTATATTGGGATGGATCGTATTTGGACTCATCGTGGGAATCGTTGGAAAGCTGCTGATGCCCGGGAAAGATCCCGGTGGATTTTTTGCAACGGTTGCCATCGGCATCATCGGAGCACTCTTCGGTGGCTTCATTGGCCGATTGATGGGACTTTACGGGCAGGATGACCCCGTTGGATTTGTGATGGCGGTGATCGGAGCTATTCTGTTTCTCTGGCTCTATCGAATGATCACCAGTCGTTGA
- a CDS encoding response regulator → MSNPEKSQAGGDWLTGGGEMGKLVRTKDWSKTPLGSIDSWPQSLRTTVSLALASNFPISIAWGPQRTQIYNDGYWPICGDKHPHSMGQDFKECWYSAWPAIGEAFESAANGKTAFLVNQRMFLDRLGFLEETFFTFSFSPIRDESGGIGGLFHPVTELTQHTLAERRLRLLRELAERSGKTTSIDEAMRVIGDSIAAAELDVPFAILYQLEEDGNGARLAHCTGVKAGIPVTPPNISFDSSEPMIWPLQEGLETQSIVVNGLRQYFGGTPCGPYEESPDTAVVLRIILSGLAQPFGFLIAGVSSRRPLDGSYRTFFDLLAEAVANALNKARSYEEERKRAEALAELDRAKTAFFSNVSHEFRTPLTLMLGPLEDALGNVHGVLPSEAANAVGIAHRNSLRLLKLVNTLLDFSRIEAGRIQANYEPTDLAALTADLASVFRSAVERAGLRLIVNCPPLPEPIYIDCDMWEKIVLNLLSNAFKFTFQGEIEVSLKTGDQCTLHLHSGERNVEPSGIQDPAEPDPTRYVVLEVRDTGTGIPPEELPRIFDRFHRVQNSRGRSHEGSGIGLALVQQLVRLHGGVVRVESQIGRGSLFTISIPRGEGHLPADRINAARTLTSTAVRGEAYVEEALRWLPGTITTRERGETVISQGRSQQALPTSAGSPVATHGAQTEGRILLADDNADMREYVCRLLNQAGFDVEAVTNGEEALEIVGIQQPDLVLTDIMMPGLDGFGLLRALRSNSATADIPIILLSARAGEEARIEGMQAGADDYLTKPFSARELLARVESHVKLARLRRMTEEKLRESQSQLTAIIEQLPVGVGVLNVDGQFMIRNSHMRNIVSEVLPSTGQATVTRWRSLHAPNQPVPMDQWPGARALRGESIEPGMEFIYTDQQGMKHHQLVSAVPFRDGTGNVVGAITVVQDNTERKQAEQALRESEERFRAFTSATSDVIYRMSPDWRELRHCEGREFVADTLEPTSMWLEKYLHPDDQTYVMDTINRAIRTKSFFELEHRVIRADGTLGWTYSRAIPILNDQGEIIEWFGAAMDVTARKQAEQALFDSEERFRTLADNMSQLAWMADEQGSIFWFNQRWCDYTGTTLTEMQGWGWKKVLHPDHVDRVVEGLRGSWATGEPWEDTFPLRGKHGQYHWFLSHALPIRDAAGNIIRWFGTNTDITDLRDVQDALRQSEARLQTFSHQLEDLVDERTRDLIQSQERLRALATELNLAEQRERKRLATELHDHLQQLLVLGKLKLGQAKQSRQAFPTAMEVMQQVDDILSEALTYTSTLVAGLSPQVLRDHGLPEGLKWLAEDMKKRNLTVHVSLPQQLDPVLPDDQCILLYQSVRELLINASKYAGTREATVQLAQDETRLQITVHDKGIGFNPVAIETSAADANIPSTKFGLFSIRERMLSLGGSLSIESAPGCGTTAILMLPKAGAKGHRSEMGEKKAGQAITVNDQPTFRSTNSSSVKSLESRIRVLLVDDHAMVRQGLRSVLEGYEDVEVVGEAANGLEALQAVNRLIPHVVVMDINMPGMNGIEATNHLKAAYPDLNVIGLSMHTDGANQEAMKRAGAFLLIPKEAAVNQLYGTIQEAMRNSQSGPERVM, encoded by the coding sequence ATGAGCAACCCCGAAAAAAGTCAGGCTGGTGGCGACTGGCTCACAGGCGGCGGGGAGATGGGAAAGCTCGTCCGCACGAAGGACTGGTCCAAAACACCATTGGGTTCAATCGATTCCTGGCCTCAAAGTCTGCGTACGACTGTCAGTCTTGCCCTCGCGTCAAATTTTCCCATCAGTATTGCCTGGGGACCGCAACGCACCCAGATCTACAATGACGGCTATTGGCCGATTTGCGGTGATAAGCATCCCCATTCGATGGGCCAGGATTTTAAAGAATGCTGGTATTCCGCATGGCCTGCGATCGGCGAAGCTTTTGAAAGCGCCGCCAACGGCAAAACAGCCTTTCTGGTGAACCAGCGCATGTTTCTCGATCGTCTGGGCTTCCTCGAAGAAACGTTCTTTACCTTCTCCTTCAGTCCGATCCGCGATGAGTCCGGCGGCATTGGCGGCCTCTTTCACCCGGTCACGGAGCTCACACAACACACGCTGGCCGAACGACGGCTCCGCCTCCTACGCGAACTGGCCGAACGGAGTGGGAAAACAACTTCAATCGACGAGGCCATGAGGGTGATCGGCGACTCAATCGCAGCCGCCGAACTCGATGTCCCCTTTGCAATACTCTACCAATTGGAGGAAGACGGCAATGGAGCCCGGTTGGCGCATTGCACAGGTGTCAAAGCCGGAATACCGGTCACTCCGCCAAACATCAGCTTCGATTCATCTGAACCAATGATCTGGCCGCTCCAGGAGGGACTGGAAACTCAAAGCATTGTTGTGAACGGGTTGAGGCAATATTTTGGAGGAACACCCTGCGGGCCGTATGAGGAAAGTCCTGACACAGCCGTCGTCCTGCGAATCATCCTGTCAGGCCTGGCCCAGCCCTTTGGTTTTTTGATTGCCGGGGTCAGTTCGCGACGTCCTCTCGATGGGTCATACCGGACATTTTTTGACCTCCTGGCTGAGGCCGTCGCAAATGCCTTGAACAAGGCACGTTCGTATGAGGAGGAACGCAAACGTGCCGAGGCGCTGGCGGAACTCGACCGCGCCAAGACCGCCTTCTTCTCCAACGTCAGTCATGAATTTCGCACGCCACTGACGTTGATGCTGGGCCCGCTGGAAGATGCCCTGGGGAATGTGCATGGCGTTCTTCCATCGGAAGCCGCCAACGCTGTCGGCATTGCGCACCGAAACAGCCTCCGGCTGCTCAAATTGGTCAACACCCTGCTGGACTTCTCACGCATCGAGGCGGGACGCATCCAGGCCAACTATGAACCGACCGATCTTGCGGCACTGACGGCGGATCTCGCCAGCGTATTCCGCTCAGCCGTTGAGCGGGCCGGCCTGCGGTTGATCGTGAACTGCCCTCCTCTTCCTGAACCGATATATATCGATTGTGATATGTGGGAAAAAATCGTGCTGAACCTGCTGAGCAATGCCTTTAAATTCACCTTCCAGGGCGAAATCGAGGTGAGCCTGAAAACGGGGGATCAGTGCACATTACACTTACACAGTGGGGAGAGGAACGTAGAGCCATCAGGTATTCAAGACCCCGCAGAGCCTGATCCAACCAGGTATGTCGTCTTGGAAGTCCGGGACACGGGCACAGGCATCCCTCCCGAGGAATTGCCCCGTATCTTTGACCGGTTTCACCGCGTCCAAAACTCCCGTGGCCGCTCTCACGAAGGTTCAGGGATTGGGTTGGCCTTGGTGCAGCAACTGGTCAGGCTGCACGGCGGAGTCGTGCGTGTGGAAAGCCAGATCGGCCGTGGGAGTCTTTTTACGATTTCCATCCCCCGGGGAGAAGGCCACCTGCCCGCCGACCGCATCAATGCGGCCCGCACGCTGACGTCTACCGCGGTGCGCGGCGAGGCCTATGTCGAAGAAGCATTACGGTGGCTGCCGGGAACTATCACTACACGGGAACGAGGTGAAACCGTCATTTCACAGGGCAGAAGCCAACAGGCACTCCCCACCAGTGCAGGTTCGCCGGTTGCGACTCACGGCGCACAGACCGAGGGGCGTATTCTTTTAGCGGACGACAATGCTGACATGCGGGAGTACGTCTGTCGCCTGCTCAATCAGGCCGGGTTTGACGTCGAAGCGGTCACCAATGGAGAAGAGGCATTGGAGATAGTCGGCATTCAACAGCCGGATTTGGTCCTCACCGATATTATGATGCCCGGATTAGATGGGTTCGGGTTACTGCGTGCATTGCGTTCCAATTCGGCAACCGCAGATATTCCCATCATCCTCCTTTCAGCCCGCGCCGGTGAGGAGGCCCGAATTGAAGGAATGCAGGCAGGGGCGGACGACTATCTGACCAAGCCTTTCAGTGCCCGGGAACTATTGGCGCGCGTGGAATCGCATGTCAAGCTGGCCCGCCTTCGACGCATGACGGAAGAAAAATTGCGCGAAAGCCAATCTCAACTGACGGCGATCATTGAGCAACTCCCGGTCGGTGTCGGCGTCCTTAACGTTGACGGACAATTCATGATCAGAAACTCCCACATGAGAAATATTGTCTCGGAAGTCCTCCCGTCCACGGGCCAGGCTACCGTTACTCGCTGGCGCAGCCTCCATGCGCCAAACCAGCCGGTGCCGATGGACCAGTGGCCGGGCGCACGTGCCTTGCGCGGCGAGAGCATCGAGCCAGGCATGGAATTCATCTACACCGATCAGCAAGGCATGAAGCACCATCAACTGGTGTCCGCCGTGCCATTTCGGGACGGCACCGGGAATGTGGTCGGGGCGATTACGGTGGTGCAAGATAATACCGAACGGAAACAGGCGGAACAGGCCTTACGCGAAAGCGAGGAGCGCTTCCGTGCCTTCACCAGCGCCACCTCCGACGTCATCTATCGCATGAGTCCTGACTGGAGGGAACTGCGACATTGTGAGGGCCGCGAATTTGTCGCCGACACACTGGAGCCCACCTCCATGTGGCTCGAGAAATACCTCCATCCCGACGATCAGACATATGTGATGGACACGATCAACAGGGCCATCCGGACAAAAAGCTTCTTTGAACTCGAACATCGGGTCATCCGCGCCGACGGCACACTCGGCTGGACGTATTCACGCGCGATTCCGATTCTCAATGACCAGGGGGAGATTATTGAATGGTTCGGCGCCGCAATGGATGTCACGGCTCGCAAACAAGCCGAGCAGGCACTGTTTGACAGCGAGGAACGCTTCCGCACCCTGGCCGACAACATGAGCCAGCTCGCCTGGATGGCCGACGAACAGGGTTCGATCTTTTGGTTCAATCAGCGATGGTGCGACTATACGGGAACCACACTCACAGAGATGCAGGGTTGGGGATGGAAAAAAGTCCTCCACCCCGATCATGTGGACCGGGTTGTCGAGGGGCTCAGAGGGTCCTGGGCTACCGGTGAGCCCTGGGAAGATACATTTCCGTTGCGCGGCAAACATGGCCAATATCACTGGTTTCTTTCCCATGCTCTCCCCATCCGCGATGCGGCCGGAAACATTATCCGCTGGTTCGGCACCAACACAGACATTACGGATTTGCGTGATGTCCAGGATGCGCTGCGCCAGAGCGAGGCACGGCTCCAGACATTCTCCCATCAACTCGAAGACCTGGTCGACGAACGGACCAGGGATCTCATCCAGTCACAAGAACGCCTGCGCGCCCTGGCCACCGAACTCAATCTGGCCGAGCAGCGGGAGCGCAAGCGGCTGGCGACAGAGCTGCACGATCATTTGCAGCAGCTCCTGGTGTTGGGAAAATTAAAACTCGGGCAGGCGAAGCAATCTAGGCAGGCTTTTCCCACCGCTATGGAAGTGATGCAACAGGTCGATGACATCTTATCTGAGGCGTTGACGTATACCAGCACACTGGTCGCCGGCTTAAGCCCGCAGGTGTTGCGGGATCATGGATTGCCCGAGGGATTGAAATGGTTGGCCGAGGACATGAAAAAACGCAATCTGACGGTTCATGTCAGCCTGCCGCAACAGCTCGATCCGGTGCTGCCCGATGACCAATGCATTCTGCTCTATCAATCGGTTCGTGAACTCCTGATCAATGCATCGAAATATGCAGGAACCAGGGAGGCAACGGTACAGCTCGCTCAAGACGAGACACGATTACAAATTACCGTGCACGATAAGGGCATTGGCTTTAATCCTGTTGCTATTGAGACCTCCGCGGCCGACGCCAACATCCCATCCACCAAATTCGGCCTCTTCAGTATCAGGGAACGAATGCTGTCTTTAGGCGGCAGCTTGAGTATTGAGTCAGCTCCAGGATGTGGAACCACGGCCATACTGATGCTGCCGAAGGCAGGCGCCAAAGGTCACCGCTCAGAGATGGGAGAAAAAAAGGCCGGGCAAGCAATTACCGTGAATGATCAGCCGACATTCCGCTCAACAAATTCCTCATCGGTGAAATCTCTGGAGTCACGTATCCGCGTGTTGCTGGTTGATGATCATGCGATGGTCCGTCAGGGCCTGCGCTCCGTGCTGGAGGGGTATGAGGATGTGGAAGTGGTCGGGGAAGCCGCAAACGGGCTTGAAGCATTGCAAGCGGTCAATCGCCTGATCCCTCACGTTGTCGTCATGGACATCAACATGCCGGGGATGAATGGCATCGAAGCGACGAATCACCTCAAAGCCGCTTATCCGGATTTGAACGTGATCGGCCTGTCCATGCATACCGACGGCGCAAACCAGGAGGCAATGAAGCGGGCGGGCGCCTTCCTATTGATTCCCAAAGAGGCGGCCGTTAACCAACTGTACGGCACTATTCAAGAAGCCATGAGAAACAGTCAGTCTGGTCCTGAACGAGTCATGTGA
- a CDS encoding GlcG/HbpS family heme-binding protein, with the protein MIGKKNLQLTSGKGWYLSGMVTLSLSGLFMAGVSAAELPREAVLPLSLATKAASAAVEQCTKDGYRVSAAVVDRAGVVRALLREDGAGPHTVDSSRKKAYTSASLKRPTAELGELIAKMPAVQALRDMNENMLILGGGLPIEMGGEVVGGIGVGGAPGGHLDVACAKAGLESIGISTQEKKEK; encoded by the coding sequence ATGATCGGCAAAAAGAATCTGCAACTTACATCGGGAAAAGGTTGGTATCTATCTGGAATGGTTACCCTCAGTTTAAGCGGACTGTTCATGGCGGGCGTGTCGGCCGCCGAGCTGCCGCGTGAGGCGGTCCTGCCACTCTCACTGGCCACGAAGGCTGCAAGTGCGGCGGTGGAGCAATGCACAAAAGATGGATATCGGGTGAGTGCGGCGGTCGTCGATCGGGCCGGGGTGGTGAGGGCGTTATTACGGGAAGATGGAGCCGGCCCGCATACGGTGGATAGCAGCCGGAAAAAGGCCTACACCTCGGCCAGTCTGAAAAGGCCCACGGCAGAATTGGGTGAGTTGATTGCCAAGATGCCGGCGGTGCAAGCCTTACGGGATATGAACGAAAATATGCTTATTCTTGGCGGCGGGCTTCCCATTGAAATGGGTGGAGAGGTTGTCGGCGGTATCGGAGTTGGTGGAGCGCCCGGTGGTCATTTGGATGTCGCCTGTGCGAAGGCAGGGTTGGAGAGCATTGGTATATCCACGCAAGAAAAAAAAGAGAAGTAA
- a CDS encoding ankyrin repeat domain-containing protein: MKTIGLLVMTAFLIVVGGPDFVMSEESSRGLDGALLKAAERNDAAMIRQLLQNGASIHAQDDKGQTALLLAVDRNHVESAKLLIEAGADVNVQDRQLDSPVLLAGARGYLEILKLILEAKPDFTIYNRFGGTALIPACERGHVEVVKELLQTDVDINHVNRLGWTALLEAIILSDGGPRHQEIVGMLMKAGADMNLPDGDGISPLQHARTKGFTRIVNILESAGAR; this comes from the coding sequence ATGAAAACAATAGGACTCCTCGTGATGACCGCTTTTCTGATAGTGGTTGGGGGACCGGACTTTGTCATGTCTGAAGAGTCAAGCCGAGGGCTGGATGGAGCGTTGCTTAAAGCAGCGGAACGAAATGATGCAGCCATGATCCGGCAATTGTTGCAAAACGGGGCAAGCATTCATGCTCAAGATGACAAGGGGCAAACGGCGTTACTCTTGGCCGTGGATCGGAATCATGTTGAAAGCGCCAAGCTGTTGATTGAGGCTGGAGCGGATGTGAATGTGCAGGATCGTCAACTGGACAGTCCCGTGCTCTTAGCCGGAGCGAGAGGATACCTCGAGATTTTAAAGTTGATATTAGAGGCCAAACCTGATTTTACAATTTATAACCGGTTCGGGGGAACGGCCTTGATTCCGGCATGTGAACGTGGGCATGTTGAGGTCGTCAAGGAACTATTGCAAACCGATGTGGATATCAATCATGTGAATCGGTTGGGTTGGACCGCGTTGTTGGAGGCCATTATTTTGAGTGACGGGGGGCCCAGACATCAGGAGATAGTAGGAATGCTTATGAAGGCGGGCGCCGATATGAACCTGCCGGATGGGGATGGCATCAGCCCATTGCAACATGCCCGGACCAAAGGTTTCACACGAATCGTTAATATCCTGGAATCGGCGGGAGCCCGCTAG
- a CDS encoding dihydrolipoamide acetyltransferase family protein: protein MITRVVMPKLTDTMEEGVVVAWKKHEGDAVDSGDILAEIETDKAVLDLESFGSGVLKKVLVPEGETVKAGKLIAVIGEEDDDIEATLSETSEDQAAAREPQKDSPAPSRKEKHSPPSPAPSIPAKEEKSGSAKTEAQATKAETRPEAKIKVSPRAKALAKEQRIDLSTIKGSGPEGRIVEADIQGQMDTPKIPEGQTQDIPLSQMRKAIARVTTSSKAPVPHFYLTTEVAMDQAERLRKQMEEVNNSPLSLTVLFVRAAALALARHPEINVSFMGESLRRHATIDIGIAVALEEGLITPVIRNCAGKNILQVAEEIRDLFVRAKGQQLTPEEYAGATFSISNLGMYEVDNFIAVLMPPQAASLAIGAVNIVPVARGQAIKLSRRMKVTLSCDHRALDGAQGARFLQSFKRALEKPLELFLPLKTPSTHHKPAGQ, encoded by the coding sequence ATGATTACGCGCGTCGTCATGCCCAAGCTTACAGACACGATGGAGGAAGGAGTGGTGGTAGCTTGGAAAAAGCATGAAGGGGATGCTGTTGACTCGGGAGACATTCTGGCAGAAATTGAAACGGACAAAGCCGTCCTCGATCTGGAATCCTTTGGGTCCGGTGTCCTGAAAAAAGTATTAGTGCCCGAAGGGGAAACCGTGAAAGCCGGGAAGCTCATTGCCGTGATCGGAGAAGAGGACGATGATATTGAGGCCACGCTGTCTGAGACTTCTGAGGACCAGGCTGCAGCACGTGAACCTCAAAAGGATTCTCCTGCTCCTTCTCGAAAAGAAAAGCATTCTCCTCCGTCCCCGGCACCATCCATCCCGGCCAAGGAAGAAAAGTCCGGCAGTGCGAAGACAGAAGCCCAGGCAACAAAGGCAGAGACCCGACCGGAGGCAAAGATCAAAGTGTCGCCTCGAGCCAAGGCGCTGGCGAAAGAACAGCGAATAGATTTGTCCACAATCAAAGGAAGCGGCCCTGAAGGCCGGATCGTTGAAGCCGATATCCAGGGACAGATGGATACTCCAAAGATTCCTGAGGGGCAAACCCAGGATATTCCTCTGAGCCAAATGCGCAAGGCGATCGCTCGGGTGACCACGTCAAGCAAGGCCCCTGTCCCTCATTTTTATCTCACCACCGAAGTGGCCATGGATCAGGCCGAGCGGCTCCGGAAGCAGATGGAGGAGGTGAATAATTCCCCCTTGAGTTTAACGGTCCTGTTCGTTCGTGCGGCTGCCCTGGCTTTAGCCCGTCATCCTGAAATCAATGTGTCATTTATGGGGGAATCCCTACGGCGGCATGCCACGATTGATATCGGGATCGCGGTGGCCCTGGAGGAGGGCCTTATTACTCCTGTGATACGAAATTGCGCCGGAAAAAATATTCTGCAAGTCGCTGAAGAGATTCGTGATCTGTTTGTTCGGGCCAAAGGCCAACAGCTCACTCCGGAGGAATATGCCGGGGCCACGTTCTCTATCTCTAATCTTGGGATGTATGAGGTGGACAATTTCATTGCAGTTTTGATGCCGCCCCAGGCGGCTTCTTTGGCCATAGGGGCGGTAAATATTGTTCCAGTGGCACGAGGACAGGCCATAAAATTGTCCCGCCGTATGAAAGTCACGCTCTCCTGCGATCATCGAGCGCTTGATGGTGCGCAAGGGGCACGGTTCCTCCAGTCATTTAAACGAGCGCTGGAAAAGCCATTGGAGCTTTTTCTTCCGTTGAAAACCCCATCAACACATCACAAGCCAGCTGGCCAATAA
- a CDS encoding pyruvate dehydrogenase complex E1 component subunit beta — MLISYREALNQAMREEMQRDSRVFLIGEEVGYYQGAFKVSKGFVEEFGVERVLDTPITEAGFTGLAIGAAMAGLRPIVELMTFNFGILALDQIVNNAAKIRYMSGGQLSAPMVIRGPGSAAHQLAAQHSQSLEAWFCHVPGLKVIAPATPSDAKGLLKSAIRDENPVIFIEAQLLYGTKGEVAEQDYTLPIGKAAVTRTGSDVTIVAYSKMALLALEAAEALSKEGINAEVIDLRSLKPLDTDTILESVKKTGRVVIVEEGWEFCGLGAQIAETIYSKGFDLLDGPIVRVAGEEVPMPYARPLEDLAVPDQARVISAVKEIL, encoded by the coding sequence ATGTTGATTTCCTATAGGGAAGCCTTAAATCAGGCGATGCGTGAGGAAATGCAACGGGATTCCCGCGTCTTTTTAATCGGGGAAGAGGTCGGGTATTACCAGGGAGCCTTTAAAGTGAGCAAAGGCTTTGTGGAGGAATTCGGCGTTGAGCGGGTATTAGATACGCCGATTACTGAAGCCGGATTCACCGGGTTGGCCATTGGCGCGGCGATGGCTGGGTTGCGTCCCATTGTTGAATTGATGACCTTTAATTTCGGCATTCTTGCCCTTGACCAAATCGTGAATAATGCGGCGAAAATTCGCTATATGTCCGGAGGCCAGTTATCAGCGCCCATGGTGATCCGCGGGCCGGGGAGTGCGGCCCATCAACTGGCCGCCCAGCATTCGCAGAGTCTTGAAGCCTGGTTCTGCCATGTACCCGGACTGAAAGTGATTGCCCCGGCAACGCCCTCTGATGCGAAGGGATTATTGAAGAGCGCCATTCGTGATGAGAATCCGGTTATTTTTATTGAAGCGCAACTTCTCTATGGCACGAAAGGCGAGGTGGCTGAGCAGGATTACACTCTTCCGATCGGCAAAGCCGCTGTGACGCGAACAGGAAGCGATGTGACCATTGTGGCCTATTCAAAGATGGCCTTACTGGCGCTTGAGGCCGCGGAAGCCTTATCAAAGGAAGGCATCAATGCCGAAGTCATCGATCTGAGGTCATTAAAACCCCTGGATACCGATACCATCCTGGAATCTGTCAAGAAAACCGGGCGTGTCGTTATTGTGGAAGAGGGATGGGAGTTTTGCGGGTTGGGCGCTCAGATTGCCGAGACTATCTATTCAAAAGGATTTGATTTATTAGATGGGCCCATCGTGAGGGTCGCCGGTGAGGAAGTCCCCATGCCGTATGCCAGGCCGCTTGAAGATCTGGCCGTTCCCGACCAGGCTCGGGTTATATCGGCGGTCAAAGAGATCCTTTAA